gAAGGCATTTTACAACTCTACAACTCATTGTCGCAGAGGAGCCTGGCATGAGGGGAGGGGAATGGCTGGAGGGGTTGCTGTGAGTGCTGGAGTCACCAGCTAGCTGTCGGGTGAGTTCCTTGATGCTTTCACAGTAGCGTGGGCATGAGAACGTCTGCCTCAAAAGGATGCTGTGCACACTAAGTTTTATCGATTACCATATGCACCATCCATTAGAAAAATCGCAAAAGCAAAGCCCTGTTTTGCGGTCAGTAGAAGTGGTACCTTCATGTGGGGTTGTTTAACCATGTCACTTTCCTTTTGGAGGGTACATCTGCCCAAGCCCCCGTGGCCCTGGataattctctctctccttcttcgcAGCTGCCCATGATGGGAGGAGCTTTCATGGACTCGCCCAATGAGGACTTCAGCACCGAGTACTCCCTGTTTAATTCCTCTGCCAATGTCCACGCGACCTCCAACGGCCAGGGCCAGCTGGAAGATCCTCCTCGATCCTCCAACGACGCCGTCTTGCTATGGATTGCCATCATAGCCACGCTGGGGAACATCGTGGTGGTGGGCGTGGTATACGCCTTCACCTTCTGAGGATGGCACACTCTGCACCACCATGGGGTGAGGTTTGGCATATGGGTCTGTCTTGCTGTTGGCTTTTAGCTGCTCCCATGTTCTAGAACCAGGAGTTCTGACCAGGGGCAGTGGCCATCCTTCTGGAATTTCCCCCTGGGAGCCCTGATTTCAAATATCCCACGTTGT
The sequence above is a segment of the Saimiri boliviensis isolate mSaiBol1 chromosome 2, mSaiBol1.pri, whole genome shotgun sequence genome. Coding sequences within it:
- the C2H14orf132 gene encoding uncharacterized protein C14orf132 homolog: MDLSFMAAQLPMMGGAFMDSPNEDFSTEYSLFNSSANVHATSNGQGQLEDPPRSSNDAVLLWIAIIATLGNIVVVGVVYAFTF